The Oryzias melastigma strain HK-1 linkage group LG13, ASM292280v2, whole genome shotgun sequence genome window below encodes:
- the rilp gene encoding rab-interacting lysosomal protein: MESYPETRDTSPSCFSKTVALLTVNDVYEIAKVIGTEVEMLIDGYGKESVEGLVSKIVKVLELLESFASRNHAHSQREEELLKTLQSIQIQQQKKRKDGDESLDKKEIHELREKELQWRKRCEELQVQVQQLQEDKEDLQSRLKGNHAQEDRVQRQEREVMLKLKQVVDKQRDELRAKVQENTTISKEVEALQEQLERFMKMNGELRHKQNVLQAQLTSSVERKADMEADLKEKHKVIERLQAQLNNTNSITPSSPSQTPQASDRNSRGDNKDSEQPCFTKKEVRDIIFERNELKTNLFLVQEELNYYQREILNEERCPGFLLEAVRSTIKKRRRLIKAKMLGIPVSTCSSSDEEDKSSLSSQSEVDGPAEMSDKPAESRIRNLFGFLTLSGSSSRSPTHMSNSASSWEIIGDSEGGEEQQQSS; the protein is encoded by the exons ATGGAGTCGTACCCGGAGACCAGAGACACGAGCCCGAGCTGCTTCAGCAAGACCGTCGCTCTGCTGACAGTCAACGATGTCTATGAAATCGCCAAAGTCATCGGGACCGAGGTGGAGATGCTGATCGATGGATACGGCAAAGAGAGCGTCGAGGGTTTGGTGTCAAAAATAGTGAAAgtgctggagctgctggagagCTTCGCTTCCAGGAACCACGCTCACAGTCAGCGGGAGGAAGAGCTGCTGAAGACCCTCCAGAGCATTCAGatccagcagcagaagaagaggaaagacGGCGACGAGAGCCTCGATAAGAAAGAAATACAC GAGTTGCGGGAAAAGGAGCTGCAGTGGAGGAAGAGGTGTGAAGAACTGCAGGTCCAGGTGCAGCAGCTCCAGGAGGACAAGGAGGATCTACAAAGCAGACTGAAGGGCAATCATGCACAGGAAG ATCGCGTTCAGCGGCAGGAGAGGGAGGTGATGTTAAAACTCAAACAAGTGGTGGACAAGCAGAGAGACGAGCTGAGGGCCAAAGTCCAGGAGAACACTACCATCTCGAAAGAGGTGGAAGCG cttcaAGAACAGCTGGAGCGCTTCATGAAAATGAACGGAGAGCTGCGACACAAGCAAAACGTGCTGCAGGCGCAGCTGACGAGTTCAGTGGAGCGAAAGGCAGACATGGAGGCTGACCTGAAGGAGAAACACAAAGTGATAGAGAGACTCCAAGCACAGCTGAATAACACAAACAGCATCACACCT TCCAGTCCAAGTCAAACTCCACAAGCGTCAGACAGAAATTCAAGGGGCGATAACAAAGACTCGGAGCAGCCGTGTTTCACCAAGAAAGAGGTTCGGGACATCATTTTTGAGAGGAATGAGTTGAAAACCAACCTCTTTTTGGTGCAAGAAGAGCTGAACTACTATCAGAG GGAAATACTGAACGAGGAGAGGTGTCCAGGCTTCCTTTTGGAGGCAGTTCGCTCCACCATCAAAAAGAGGAGGAGGCTGATCAAAGCCAAGATGCTGGGCATTCCTGTGAGCACGTGCAGCAGCAG CGATGAGGAAGACAAGAGCTCCCTGTCTTCGCAGTCAGAAGTGGACGGTCCTGCAGAAATGAGCGACAAACCAGCCGAATCGCGCATTAGGAACCT CTTTGGCTTCCTAACGCTGtccggcagcagcagcagaagcccCACCCACATGAGCAACTCCGCCTCCAGCTGGGAGATCATCGGAGACTCAGAGGGcggtgaggagcagcagcaatCATCGTGA
- the scarf1 gene encoding scavenger receptor class F member 1: MTLIRALAALLCCCLSSAQMLDPGGKNVCKDVRVPSTHVCCTGWRQHGKECTIPVCEGEQACLKNEICLFPGVCRCPAGFYGAQCKTRCPGEFWSSDCRQACHCFPHGRCHPETGECTCNPSRWGSLCQNACKCTRNGYCHPVDGNCTCDAGWWTSTCFKPCQCLSEGSVGPSCDQLTGQCHCRSGFWGMKCPFRCSCNQSPCDQWTGECKCEAGSWGPSCDRKCNCDLTHSSCDPSTGQCLCHPGYQGLSCSQPCGPGRYGSGCKMSCGYCQDKKPCSATDGTCDACEAGWNGTRCDRSCPPGLHGYGCKERCPRCRNNEPCDKRTGNCRKCDAGWTGARCERICPDRTYGDSCSFLCRLCVHGNCHHVTGRCVCQPGFQGESCNSSCSASKFGLNCSSVCECGEGVHCHPTTGACPNSGRSAVLAGVLVPLFLLLLAVLCCCLCCGGGPAVGKDSVAVADGGWLVRMKYHVYSVLANIGAALPCASNWSSGLPRVTVSHHDPELTFNHSFIEPPSSNWVTEGSSFESDEEEGEALYCVPPREDIPAVAGGEFQEMSSKCNMFLDPSGFSTEDIASTFNIPRTSSIAKSKRPSVSFAEGTRFSPKERRGSGQDPGGLPRSKAKSPWGALMLSTLQGSPPQTGEEDEAEDEVREGGVEVQLSNNQESSCEAVDLEVDRTPPRASLQVPGPSGRRRTMSNTVAQKGSQLPTSVVEDGSSQKVTTVYVTLAKAGKILTKTESGSEGRVQAMLRRLGSLQRHREQESGKPKSKVVEGITKPPRRKLGARVTLWEQRGPPAGGAGIVKPARGKQSSQDSADPPGTDPSPPAGGGTPPSVLKVVAEVAQADSGSDSRTEEESEQGGTQTESSYQTVGPAGDAAEVISAFHVDYEPCYENVFIKQS; this comes from the exons ATGACCCTGATCAGAGCTCTggctgctctgctctgctgctgcttatCCTCCGCACAAATGTTGGATCCTGGTGGGAAGAACGTCTGCAAGGATGTCAG GGTCCCGTCCACACACGTTTGTTGCACTGGGTGGCGTCAACATGGAAAGGAGTGCACGATAC CCGTTTGTGAGGGGGAGCAGGCCTGTCTGAAGAATGAGATCTGTTTATTTCCTGGAGTTTGTCGTTGTCCGGCTGGCTTCTATGGAGCTCAGTGCAAAACAC GGTGTCCCGGTGAGTTCTGGTCTTCAGACTGTCGTCAGGCGTGTCACTGCTTCCCACACGGCCGCTGTCATCCTGAAACTGGCGAGTGCACCTGCAATCCGTCCCGCTGGGGATCGCTCTGCCAGAATGCCTGCAAGTGCACTCGCAACGGCTACTGCCACCCCGTAGATGGGAATTGCACCTGCGATGCAGGCTGGTGGACCTCCACCTGCTTCAAACCGTGCCAGTGCCTCTCTGAGGGATCTGTAGGCCCCAGCTGTGATCAGCTCACAGGCCAGTGTCACTGCCGCAGTGGATTCTGGGGGATGAAATGTCCTTTCAGATGCAGCTGCAACCAGTCTCCATGTGATCAGTGGACTGGTGAGTGTAAGTGTGAAGCAGGGTCGTGGGGACCCAGCTGTGACAGGAAGTGTAACTGTGACCTCACACACAGCAGCTGTGACCCCTCCACCGGTCAGTGCCTGTGCCACCCCGGGTACCAGGGCCTGTCATGCAGTCAGCCCTGTGGACCTGGGAGGTATGGCAGTGGGTGTAAAATGAG CTGTGGGTACTGTCAGGACAAAAAGCCGTGCTCTGCCACCGACGGCACATGCGATGCCTGTGAGGCTGGCTGGAACGGGACGCGGTGTGACCGCTCCTGCCCTCCTGGTTTACATGGTTACGGCTGCAAAGAAAGGTGTCCACGGTGCCGGAATAATGAACCCTGTGACAAAAGAACTGGGAATTGTAGGAAGTGTGACGCTGGATGGACTGGAGCCAG GTGTGAGAGGATCTGCCCAGACAGGACGTATGGAGACTCCTGCAGCTTCCTGTGTAGGCTTTGTGTCCATGGTAACTGCCATCATGTGACAGGAAGATGTGTCTGTCAACCAGGCTTTCAGGGGGAGAG CTGTAACAGTAGCTGCAGTGCCTCAAAGTTTGGACTGAACTGTTCCTCTGTTTGTGAATGTGGGGAGGGGGTCCACTGCCATCCAACCACTGGTGCCTGCCCCAACA GTGGTCGAAGTGCTGTCCTGGCGGGCGTCCTGGTTCCTTTGTTCCTGCTGCTTCTTGCTGTTCTGTGCTGCTGTTTGTGCTGTGGAGGGGGTCCTGCTGTGGGGAAAGACAG TGTGGCTGTTGCTGATGGAGGATGGCTGGTTCGGATGAAATATCACGTCTACAGCGTCCTGGCAAACATTGGTGCTGCTCTACCCTGTGCCTCTAACTGGTCCTCTGGACTGCCGCGGGTCACAG TATCTCATCATGACCCGGAGCTGACCTTCAACCACAGCTTCATTGAACCTCCTTCATCAAACTGGGTGACTGAGGGGTCGTCCTTTgaaagtgatgaagaggagggagaAGCTCTCTACTGTGTCCCGCCCAGAGAAG ACATCCCGGCTGTGGCGGGCGGGGAGTTCCAGGAGATGAGCTCCAAGtgtaacatgtttttggacccGTCAGGGTTCAGCACAGAGGACATCGCCTCAACCTTCAACATCCCTCGCACCTCCAGCATCGCCAAGTCCAAACGCCCGTCCGTCTCGTTTGCAGAAGGCACTCGCTTCAGCCCAAAAGAGAGGCGGGGTTCCGGTCAGGACCCTGGCGGTCTTCCTCGTAGCAAAGCCAAGTCCCCCTGGGGAGCTCTGATGCTTTCTACCCTCCAGGGGAGCCCACCTCAAACTGGAGAGGAGGACGAGGCAGAGGATGAGGTGAGGGAAGGAGGTGTGGAGGTGCAACTTTCCAACAATCAGGAGTCCAGCTGTGAGGCAGTGGACCTGGAAGTAGACAGAACCCCACCTCGAGCCTCTCTGCAGGTTCCTGGGCCGTCAGGGCGAAGGAGGACAATGTCCAACACTGTGGCTCAAAAAGGGAGTCAGCTGCCGACCTCTGTCGTGGAGGACGGTTCCTCCCAGAAGGTCACCACAGTGTATGTGACTCTGGCTAAAGCGGGCAAGATCTTAACAAAGACAGAATCCGGCTCTGAGGGCCGTGTTCAGGCCATGCTCCGAAGACTCGGCAGCCTCCAGAGACACCGAGAGCAGGAGTCAGGCAAGCCCAAGTCAAAGGTGGTTGAAGGCATCACTAAACCACCCAGAAGGAAGCTGGGAGCTCGGGTGACTCTGTGGGAGCAGAGAGGGCCGCCTGCAGGGGGGGCTGGTATAGTGAAGCCAGCCAGGGGGAAGCAGTCTTCTCAGGACTCTGCTGATCCACCTGGAACCGATCCTTCCCCACCAGCAGGGGGGGGAACTCCACCGTCCGTTCTGAAGGTGGTGGCAGAAGTGGCACAAGCTGACTCCGGGTCGGATTCTAGAACTGAGGAGGAGTCAGAACAGGGTGGGACTCAGACTGAGAGCAGCTACCAAACCGTGGGACCAGCAGGTGACGCCGCAGAGGTCATATCAGCGTTCCATGTGGACTACGAACCCTGCTATGAAAACGTCTTTATCAAGCAGTCATAA
- the vtna gene encoding vitronectin a → MKLWAILLFSLLIAAFAEDESCLDRCENGFDSRRTCQCDSMCKYYKSCCFDFEAVCGMTTRGDTFDFAEDEDALFESTTPAAQTPSEKQPFTVQSRERKPSRRPDFNRSPYQRPEATLQMTRPPRLMDEKVTPFPITEMGAITTKAPEPNATTETTTVPTTTATTPAPDPDAEVCSGRPFDSFMQLKNGSIYAFRGEYFFELNQRSVLPGYPKLIKDVWGISGPIDAAFTRINCQGKTYIFKGNKYWRFDNGVLDDDYPRDISVGFDKIPDHVDAAFALPAPHHHGKEKVYFFKGDQYYMYEFLHQPSHEECVTMSEHSPSALFRRYTDMYYHNFERYFSELFSDMPQHHDKHHFINKDWKGLKSPVDAAMAGRIYVNPRGLMPRRHDYQPDQQWGRQQGQQWGQQYQQNGWQWGRRRSNRSPNWGAERGMSMGQGFAERGMELGLRLAERRMEMEERLGRDWDRRWDQDWDQDRRRDLYNQNNRGNYDSRDDRLFQTDMPIQNVYFFKGDKYFRVDLRTKRVDPAMPPYPRSIAKYWLGCSDTPGLEKK, encoded by the exons ATGAAGCTGTGGGCCATCCTGCTGTTTTCTCTGCTCATTGCAGCATTTGCAGAAGACG AGTCTTGTCTGGACCGCTGTGAAAATGGTTTTGACTCTCGGAGGACGTGCCAGTGTGACTCCATGTGCAAGTATTACAAAAGCTGCTGCTTTGACTTTGAGGCCGTCTGTGGTATGACGA CTCGTGGCGACACCTTTGACTTTGCGGAGGATGAAGATGCCTTGTTTGAAAGCACCACTCCAGCTGCTCAAACCCCATCAGAGAAGCAGCCGTTCACAGTTCAGAGTCGTGAGCGAAAGCCCAGCCGACGGCCTGACTTCAACCGCAGTCCTTATCAACGTCCGGAGGCCACTCTTCAAATGACCAGACCCCCACGACTGATGGATGAAAAAGTTACACCTTTTCCCATCACAGAGATGGGGGCCATCACAACTAAAGCTCCTGAGCCTAACGCAACAACTGAGACCACCACTGTTCCCACCACAACAGCTACCACACCAGCCCCTGACCCGGACGCGGAGGTCTGCAGCGGCAGGCCCTTTGACTCTTTCATGCAACTTAAAAATGGTTCCATCTATGCCTTCAGAG GGGAGTATTTTTTTGAGCTGAACCAAAGGTCAGTACTTCCTGGTTATCCAAAGTTAATCAAAGATGTGTGGGGCATCAGCGGGCCCATTGACGCAGCCTTCACCCGCATCAACTGTCAGGGGAAGACCTACATCTTCAAG GGAAACAAGTACTGGAGGTTCGACAACGGTGTCCTGGATGATGATTATCCTCGAGATATCAGTGTGGGCTTTGACAAAATTCCTGATCATGTGGACGCAGCTTTTGCCCTTCCTGCTCCTCATCACCACGGCAAAGAGAAGGTCTACTTTTTCAAGG GAGACCAGTACTACATGTATGAGTTCTTGCACCAGCCATCTCATGAGGAGTGTGTCACCATGTCTGAACACTCTCCGTCCGCCCTGTTCAGACGTTACACGGACATGTACTACCACAACTTTGAGCGGTACTTCAGTGAACTCTTCTCAGACA TGCCCCAACATCACGACAAGCACCACTTCATCAACAAAGATTGGAAAGGCCTCAAGTCTCCAGTGGATGCTGCCATGGCCGGAAGAATCTACGTGAACCCTCGGGGGTTGATGCCACGCCGCCACGATTACCAGCCTGACCAGCAGTGGGGCCGACAGCAGGGGCAGCAGTGGGGCCAGCAGTACCAGCAGAATGGGTGGCAATGGGGGCGGAGGAGGTCAAACCGCTCACCAAATTGGGGGGCTGAGAGGGGCATGAGCATGGGTCAGGGGTTTGCTGAGAGGGGGATGGAGCTGGGTTTGAGACTGGCAGAGAGAAGAATGGAAATGGAAGAGAGGTTGGGACGAGACTGGGACAGACGTTGGGATCAAGACTGGGACCAGGACAGGCGCAGAGATCTCTATAACCAGAACAACAGAGGAAACTATGACTCCAGAGACGACAGACTCTTCCAAACAGACATGCCCATACAGAACGTCTACTTCTTTAAAGGAG ATAAATACTTCCGAGTCGATCTCAGGACTAAAAGGGTGGACCCTGCCATGCCGCCGTACCCCAGATCCATTGCCAAATACTGGCTGGGCTGTTCAGACACCCCTGGATTAGAGAAgaagtag